GTTGAAAAAAGAAAAATACCCATGGATGATCTCAAAACTCTGGAAACCATCTATGGTAAAATGAACGAGGCACAGAAAAAGGTAGCACAACCATTTCCAGAATGTCTGCCCCAAAATCAAAAAAGGGTGGATTTCATAGAAATCAATATCAACAACAACGGTCAATTATTGGTTCAGGATGATTTGATACGTTTGGAGGATTTAAAAACTTATCTATCCAAACTTAATGAACATCTTTCCTTTGACGACCGAAAAAAAGTAGTGCGTTCCATTATTAAAGTCGACACCAAAACCCCAAAGGAGGTCATCCAAAAAGTAGATAAAATCCTAACAGAATATGGTTCCGCTACCATCAATATTATTGGTCCGGAGGAATCGATACAAATCCGTCAACAGCAAAGTGCCACCCGTGAGGAAATGAAAGAATACAATACACTGGCGAAGAAGTATAATGAAATGGACCGCAATCAGATGTATATCAAAAAGAGTGAAGTATCCCGATTAAAAGTGATTTATGGGAAGATGTCAAAAAAACAACGGGCAGATGCAGAACCTTTTCCAGATTTCCCACCCCTACCTCCTACTCCAGATGCACCAAAACCTCCCAAAAATGCTTCGGATACGGATTATGCAGCGAACCAAATAGAAGCCATAATTGAGAAACAGGACCCTTATGATGTAGTCGGGGGGAACATAGGTGTAACACAGCCAAAACAACCAGAGCCTGTATTACCTCCAACATATATCAATGAAACTAATCCCAATCTGCCTCCTACTCCGCCAAAGCCCAAATCTCCACTAGTTCTCATTAAGGAAATGGCTGAAAAAGGTGCGACTTTTACACATAATGGCAAGAAAATATCCGCTGAAAAAGCCATTGAAGTCATCAAAAAAAACAACAAAATAAACATAGATGTTAGGGGCAACAGCGGAAAAGAACCCATTGTAAAACTATCAACGGCACCCATACAAATAGAAGACTAGAAAGAAATTAATATTGAATAATGTTAAAAGCCCCTTAATCGGGGCTTTTTATGTAACAATCTTTTACAAATAGCGTTCTAACAGGTAAGGCTTTAATCAATCAAAAAACAAATCAACATGCTTCAAGACTTTTTTATCCTCTGTTCCGGGGCGGATTCCGAAATTTTAAAAACCTGTTCCAAAGGAGAGCAGAACAAATATGCCGGTATTGGCGCAACCGTTTTTTTTACGGCCGTCATGGCCTTTATTGCCAGTAGTTACGCCCTATATACCGTTTTTGATAGTGTTTATGCGGCGGTTTTCTTTGGGCTTATTTGGGGGCTTTTAATTTTTAACCTGGACCGATTCATCGTTTCCACCATTAAAAAGCGTAATAATTTTTCACAGGAATTGCTACAGGCCACTCCCCGTATTTTATTGGCCATCATTATTGCAGTGGTCATTTCCAAACCTCTGGAGATGAAGATTTTTGAAAAAGAAATCAACCAGGTGCTTTTGGAGCAGAAAAATGAATTGACCTTGGCCAACAAGGAACAATTGGCATTGCAGTACACACCAAAAGTGGAACAATTGAATCAGGATATCGCAACCTTAAAATCGGAAATTGCCACCCAAGAAGCCGAAACAAATGCGCTCTACGATGTTTACATCACCGAGGCAGAAGGAACCGCCGGAACCGGACTCCTAGGGAAAGGTCCCGTATACAAGGAGAAACGTGAAAAACACGATGCGGCATTAGCGGAACTACAGGAATTAAAGGTTACCAATGGTGAAAAAATAAAGACGTTGGAATCCCAAATTGCTACCTTGGATACCGAGTACGCCGAGGTAGTAAAAAACTCCCAACCTATTATTGATGGATTTGACGGCCTCATGGCCCGAATTACCGCTTTAGGGAAGCTTCCTTGGTTCCCCTCCTTCTTTATTTTCCTTCTTTTTCTAGCCATTGAAACCTCTCCTATTATTGCAAAACTATTGGCCCCTAAAGGGGAGTACGATATAAAATTGGAGGAA
This window of the Maribacter cobaltidurans genome carries:
- a CDS encoding DUF4407 domain-containing protein; this encodes MLQDFFILCSGADSEILKTCSKGEQNKYAGIGATVFFTAVMAFIASSYALYTVFDSVYAAVFFGLIWGLLIFNLDRFIVSTIKKRNNFSQELLQATPRILLAIIIAVVISKPLEMKIFEKEINQVLLEQKNELTLANKEQLALQYTPKVEQLNQDIATLKSEIATQEAETNALYDVYITEAEGTAGTGLLGKGPVYKEKREKHDAALAELQELKVTNGEKIKTLESQIATLDTEYAEVVKNSQPIIDGFDGLMARITALGKLPWFPSFFIFLLFLAIETSPIIAKLLAPKGEYDIKLEEQESILSSWVAQKVAQRQLIVSTDGEINQKIYEDLKGEEELYGYKKQKAEELLRLQADKFHEVQVKNL